In Archangium violaceum, the following are encoded in one genomic region:
- a CDS encoding Hsp70 family protein, whose product MTVEPKLLPLRIRLPYATEEDFIEKYGSNVARGGLFIATRSPKPEGTGLAFELVLADGGRLLRGEGMVVKAQTEGARAGMTVRFVRLDAHSKALIDRILARRTETPPTSEKPRADEPQQAAPKRGRPVISAEALRKQAANPPRPAAPVAPKPAAPDATASRAAAPVPTPAAKPAAKPAIPATPSQNGAAPPKHPAPVPTRQAVPPAPKPAAPPPPAAVRPPAPIEQRAPVAPPEPPEALAPASVPVTASVVPTVAEVAAPAIPERPSPEASTRPTTQDLIANAILDHLAPEDLEPSLISPLESELPVSIAPAPTAPAPAEPSVVETPAPPVPTTAEPAVPPSAREEPVTETPAPSAPVTAEPIAPPAARETPAPTEPLPEELRRPPSPEFKGRRRAILDVAVSPPVTVTHPEVVLGIDLGTSGARVAVHHLGRLQLITLGETPSLPSLVAIDETGQLLVGTAARTEAERAPRHAAHGLRRFLGLRARSPLVRALGGPLPFSIVAGPRGDASIELRGQSHLLPELAARLLRELKSAAATFLGHEATRAVLCVPAHFDDRQRAAMREAGTLAGLNVLRILNAPSAAALAFGHERGLARKRILVVELGGGGLDVSVVQLTGDDLEVITTGGDPTVGGMDFDARIAEAIASDLQAQGVPRPEHPSDWSPLFTAAEAAKVALSEQEQVSVPLPGGLPPFSLDRERLEALTADLVQRITLVVRQVLESSALTPQGLDEVLLLGGQGRSPLVRRRLEESLGVPVRADVEATHSAALGAALLGQGILDAEAGKPGATVSEVLSVPIGVAERGGTLRRVLERNTRLPAEKTLVLPITPGPLVLALFQGPSPVAAENEYLGTLSFSIERPGEAEVHFSLSQDGTLSLAATLPGVKRHSVTLAADMPEDAELEAVISRSPLEGEPGNRPGGLLSGLRKLFGRR is encoded by the coding sequence GTGACGGTCGAGCCCAAGCTCCTCCCGCTGCGCATCCGCCTCCCGTACGCGACGGAGGAGGACTTCATCGAGAAGTATGGCTCCAACGTCGCGCGTGGGGGCCTCTTCATCGCCACGCGCTCGCCCAAGCCCGAGGGCACCGGGCTCGCCTTCGAGCTGGTGCTGGCCGATGGAGGCCGCCTGCTGCGCGGCGAGGGCATGGTGGTGAAGGCGCAGACCGAGGGCGCACGCGCCGGCATGACCGTGCGCTTCGTCCGCCTGGATGCGCACAGCAAGGCGCTCATCGACCGCATCCTGGCCCGCCGCACCGAGACTCCTCCCACGTCCGAGAAGCCACGCGCGGATGAGCCCCAGCAGGCCGCGCCGAAGCGCGGGCGCCCCGTCATCTCCGCGGAGGCGCTTCGCAAGCAGGCCGCGAACCCGCCCCGCCCCGCCGCTCCCGTGGCGCCGAAGCCGGCCGCGCCCGATGCCACCGCTTCGAGGGCAGCGGCTCCGGTCCCGACGCCCGCCGCGAAGCCGGCGGCGAAGCCAGCCATACCCGCCACGCCGTCACAGAACGGCGCCGCCCCTCCGAAGCATCCGGCCCCGGTGCCAACCCGGCAGGCGGTCCCGCCTGCTCCGAAGCCGGCCGCGCCCCCTCCTCCGGCGGCGGTGAGACCTCCCGCTCCCATCGAGCAGCGGGCCCCAGTTGCACCCCCAGAGCCGCCCGAGGCCCTCGCACCGGCGAGCGTCCCGGTCACCGCATCCGTGGTGCCCACCGTCGCGGAGGTTGCCGCCCCGGCGATCCCGGAGCGCCCCTCGCCCGAGGCATCCACGCGACCCACGACCCAGGATCTCATCGCCAACGCCATCCTGGATCATCTTGCTCCCGAGGACCTGGAGCCCTCGCTCATCTCCCCGCTGGAGTCGGAACTACCCGTTTCCATCGCACCGGCACCGACGGCTCCCGCTCCGGCGGAGCCGTCCGTCGTCGAGACACCGGCACCGCCCGTGCCCACCACGGCGGAGCCCGCCGTCCCGCCCTCCGCACGAGAGGAGCCCGTCACCGAGACACCGGCACCATCCGCTCCCGTCACGGCGGAGCCCATCGCGCCTCCCGCCGCCCGTGAGACGCCCGCGCCCACCGAGCCCCTCCCCGAGGAGCTCCGCCGTCCGCCCTCGCCGGAGTTCAAGGGCCGTCGGCGCGCCATTCTCGATGTGGCCGTCTCCCCTCCCGTGACGGTCACCCATCCCGAGGTGGTGCTCGGCATCGACCTCGGCACCTCGGGCGCGCGTGTCGCCGTGCACCATCTGGGTCGGCTCCAGCTCATCACCCTTGGCGAGACCCCATCGCTCCCCTCGCTCGTCGCCATCGACGAGACGGGCCAGCTCCTCGTGGGCACCGCGGCGCGAACCGAGGCCGAGCGCGCTCCGCGTCACGCCGCCCATGGGCTCCGCCGGTTCCTCGGGTTGCGCGCCCGTTCGCCCCTGGTGCGCGCGCTCGGCGGCCCCCTGCCCTTCTCCATCGTCGCCGGCCCGCGCGGTGACGCCAGCATCGAGCTCCGCGGCCAGAGCCACCTCCTGCCCGAGCTCGCCGCCCGGCTCCTGCGCGAGCTCAAGTCCGCCGCCGCCACCTTCCTCGGCCACGAGGCCACGCGGGCCGTCCTCTGCGTCCCCGCCCACTTCGACGACCGGCAGCGCGCCGCCATGCGCGAGGCGGGCACGCTCGCCGGGCTCAACGTCCTGCGCATCCTCAACGCCCCCTCGGCCGCGGCGCTCGCCTTCGGCCATGAGCGGGGGCTCGCCCGCAAGCGCATCCTCGTGGTGGAGCTGGGCGGTGGCGGGCTCGACGTGTCCGTCGTCCAGCTCACCGGAGACGACCTCGAGGTCATCACCACCGGAGGAGACCCCACCGTGGGCGGCATGGACTTCGACGCGCGCATCGCCGAGGCCATCGCCAGCGATCTCCAGGCCCAGGGCGTCCCGCGCCCCGAGCACCCCTCCGACTGGAGCCCGCTGTTCACCGCCGCCGAGGCCGCCAAGGTGGCCCTCAGCGAGCAGGAGCAGGTCTCCGTTCCCCTCCCGGGCGGCCTGCCCCCGTTCTCCCTCGACCGGGAGCGCCTGGAGGCCCTCACCGCGGACCTCGTGCAGCGCATCACCCTCGTCGTGCGCCAGGTGCTCGAGTCCAGCGCGCTCACGCCGCAGGGGCTCGACGAGGTGCTGCTGCTCGGGGGCCAGGGCCGCTCGCCGCTGGTGCGCCGCCGGCTGGAGGAGAGCCTGGGCGTGCCCGTGCGCGCGGACGTGGAGGCCACCCACTCCGCGGCGCTCGGCGCGGCGCTGCTGGGCCAGGGCATCCTCGACGCGGAGGCGGGCAAGCCCGGCGCCACCGTCTCCGAGGTGCTCTCCGTCCCCATCGGCGTGGCCGAGCGCGGGGGCACGCTGCGCCGCGTCCTGGAGCGCAACACCCGCCTCCCCGCGGAGAAGACGCTCGTCCTCCCCATCACGCCCGGGCCGCTCGTGCTCGCGCTCTTCCAGGGGCCTTCGCCGGTGGCCGCGGAGAACGAGTACCTCGGCACCCTCTCCTTCTCCATCGAGCGCCCCGGCGAGGCCGAGGTGCACTTCAGCCTCTCGCAGGACGGCACCCTGTCGCTGGCGGCCACCCTGCCCGGCGTGAAGCGCCACTCCGTCACCCTCGCGGCGGACATGCCCGAGGACGCGGAGCTGGAGGCCGTCATCTCCCGCTCTCCGCTGGAGGGCGAGCCCGGGAATCGTCCGGGTGGGCTCCTCTCCGGCCTGCGCAAGCTCTTCGGACGCCGCTGA
- a CDS encoding sensor histidine kinase yields MTVRARVLLFASVAVGLVVVVGGALFALSIQGRRSTEQIFSMQEQHSLYGKLNGDEVSVPHALIDARERGQDLGEVLAREERRVEADFERLRELVRQEVGPEALPEELARIDAVRAAHLGWMRWTEARVRAAPAGAVDQVLHGTLDAFHAEVIPHLEKAWEAKRAQVARHKYVRLETLRFTQFLGVVVPLVALIVVFGLAATILVALHRSSRELLRGAERIGRGDFTTELPVRGQDEYSMLARAFNRMAAELRDTVRQKEWLAKAEAESSEREMRRYNALLEETVRQRTAELEEANGQLLFADRLATVGQLAASVGHEINNPLAFILGNLGYVREELGRQGTPSSLEREEWLEALAEAQEGAERVRLLVQDLKLLSRADDAGSEAVDLGAVLRSASKMAAHEIRLRARLVMQSEGVPRVHGNAARLCQVFLNLLLNAAHAITPGAVERNEIRLIARRGEGSRVLVEVSDTGCGIPPENLERIFRPFFTTKPAGVGSGLGLSVCHRIITAHGGDLSVESEPGRGTTFRVSLPVHSAEQPSAPAPLVA; encoded by the coding sequence ATGACTGTGCGTGCCAGGGTACTGCTGTTCGCGTCGGTAGCCGTGGGACTCGTCGTGGTGGTGGGAGGCGCGCTGTTCGCCTTGTCCATCCAGGGGCGACGGAGCACCGAGCAGATCTTCTCCATGCAGGAGCAGCACTCCCTCTACGGGAAGCTGAACGGGGACGAGGTCTCCGTTCCCCACGCGCTGATCGACGCGCGGGAGCGGGGACAGGACCTGGGAGAGGTGCTCGCGCGGGAGGAGCGGCGGGTCGAGGCGGACTTCGAGCGACTGCGCGAGCTGGTGCGGCAGGAGGTGGGGCCCGAGGCCCTGCCGGAGGAGCTCGCGCGCATCGACGCGGTCCGGGCGGCGCACCTGGGGTGGATGCGGTGGACGGAAGCGCGTGTGCGGGCGGCTCCAGCGGGGGCCGTGGACCAGGTGCTGCACGGAACGCTCGATGCCTTCCACGCGGAGGTGATTCCGCACCTGGAGAAGGCCTGGGAGGCCAAGCGCGCCCAGGTGGCGCGGCACAAGTACGTGCGGCTCGAGACGCTGCGCTTCACCCAGTTCCTCGGGGTCGTCGTTCCCCTGGTGGCCCTGATTGTCGTGTTCGGGCTGGCGGCCACCATCCTCGTCGCCCTGCACCGCTCGTCGAGGGAGCTGCTGCGGGGCGCCGAGCGCATCGGGCGGGGCGACTTCACGACCGAGCTGCCCGTGAGGGGGCAGGACGAGTACAGCATGCTGGCGCGGGCCTTCAACCGGATGGCCGCCGAGCTGCGTGACACCGTGCGGCAGAAGGAGTGGCTCGCCAAGGCGGAGGCCGAGTCCTCCGAGCGGGAGATGCGGCGCTACAACGCCTTGCTGGAGGAGACCGTGCGCCAGCGCACCGCCGAGCTGGAGGAGGCCAATGGCCAGCTCCTCTTCGCCGACCGGCTGGCGACCGTCGGCCAGCTCGCCGCGAGCGTGGGCCATGAAATCAACAACCCGCTGGCCTTCATCCTGGGCAATCTCGGCTACGTGAGGGAGGAGCTGGGCCGTCAGGGCACTCCCTCCTCGCTGGAGCGCGAGGAGTGGTTGGAGGCGCTCGCGGAGGCGCAGGAGGGGGCCGAGCGGGTGCGCCTGCTGGTGCAGGATCTCAAGCTGCTCTCGCGTGCGGACGACGCGGGGAGCGAAGCGGTGGACCTGGGCGCGGTACTGCGGAGCGCGTCGAAGATGGCGGCGCATGAGATCCGCCTCCGCGCGCGGCTGGTGATGCAGTCGGAAGGCGTGCCCCGGGTGCACGGCAATGCCGCGCGGTTGTGCCAGGTGTTCCTCAACCTGCTCCTCAACGCGGCCCACGCCATCACCCCGGGAGCGGTGGAGCGCAATGAGATCCGGCTGATCGCCCGGCGAGGGGAGGGCTCACGCGTCCTCGTGGAGGTGTCCGACACGGGCTGTGGGATTCCTCCGGAGAACCTGGAGCGCATCTTCCGTCCGTTCTTCACCACCAAGCCGGCGGGCGTGGGAAGCGGGCTGGGCCTGTCGGTCTGCCACCGCATCATCACCGCGCACGGTGGAGACCTCTCCGTGGAGAGCGAGCCGGGCCGTGGCACCACCTTCCGCGTGTCCCTGCCGGTCCACTCCGCCGAGCAGCCCTCTGCACCCGCGCCCCTGGTGGCATGA
- a CDS encoding HEAT repeat domain-containing protein has product MRFPSHLVACFLLVLPITVVAQTNPQTASLGRLLRKGAEPPQRIQAARVLGESEDPQALQPLCEGLQDPSGEVRAAAAEALGKLGEVGGVECLEARKEEPDEAAQAAITAALKTLRELKARPARLYVMLNGVKDATGTVPPEWVKATEARMRRKLTQLGARLAPEKESEAEARGVLKKEKIQGYRLMAEIRPGPDGGLKLSVMCLRYPGKQLIGNVEVQASGAEQGDMLEALAPRAIEEAASSFGWKK; this is encoded by the coding sequence ATGCGCTTCCCATCCCACCTTGTCGCCTGCTTCCTGCTTGTTCTCCCCATAACCGTCGTAGCCCAGACGAATCCCCAGACGGCCTCGCTCGGCCGGTTGCTGAGGAAGGGAGCCGAGCCCCCGCAGCGCATCCAGGCGGCCCGGGTGCTGGGAGAGTCGGAGGACCCGCAGGCGCTCCAGCCCCTGTGTGAGGGGCTCCAGGACCCGAGCGGGGAGGTGAGGGCGGCGGCGGCCGAGGCCCTGGGGAAGCTGGGCGAGGTGGGGGGCGTGGAGTGCCTGGAGGCTCGGAAGGAGGAGCCGGACGAGGCGGCCCAGGCGGCCATCACGGCGGCCCTGAAGACGCTGCGCGAGCTGAAGGCACGGCCCGCGCGTCTGTACGTGATGCTCAACGGGGTGAAGGACGCGACGGGGACGGTGCCTCCGGAGTGGGTGAAGGCCACCGAGGCGCGGATGCGGCGGAAGCTGACCCAGCTGGGCGCCCGGCTGGCCCCGGAGAAGGAGAGCGAGGCGGAGGCCCGGGGGGTGCTGAAGAAGGAGAAGATCCAGGGCTACCGGCTGATGGCGGAGATCCGCCCCGGACCCGATGGGGGGTTGAAGCTGTCGGTGATGTGCCTGCGCTACCCGGGCAAGCAGCTCATCGGGAACGTGGAGGTGCAGGCGTCCGGAGCGGAGCAGGGGGACATGCTGGAGGCGCTGGCGCCCCGGGCCATCGAGGAGGCCGCGAGCTCGTTCGGCTGGAAGAAGTGA
- a CDS encoding glutamate--cysteine ligase has protein sequence MSLDLQRTATEPITSVDMLLAGFRSAEKPRSSHLLGLEHEKFVYPLQSARQVPYEGPSGIGALLERLAPAGYTPFRETPTSPAIALQKGMLTISLEPGGQLELSGSPWRTAREAHAENLAHLSEVKAAAEALGLRLVALGYRPFGTPPEMSWMPKTRYVAMRQSLPERGRLAHNMMLMTSTGQVSLDWEDEADCVRKTVLVARLAPLMVALYANSPLVDGKPSGYLSFRSRVWDEVDPTRCGYLRSFFDGSFCYRAYVEWALDAPILFLRRRGEYLRPKMTFRQFMKEGFEGQPADMTDWTDHLSTLFPEVRLKKVVEVRGADCVSAPMTGALAALWRGLLYDPGAMEEGERLLPRLSYEEHLAFHDTSRRQGLAGKLGNHELHRLAAEMVAIARRGLERLDAADAPLLEPLAQVAASGRSPAQAVLEAWEKDPRPEALLARSAL, from the coding sequence ATGTCTCTCGACCTCCAGCGCACGGCCACCGAGCCGATCACCTCCGTCGACATGTTGTTGGCCGGCTTCCGGTCCGCGGAAAAGCCTCGCTCCAGCCACCTGTTGGGTCTCGAGCACGAGAAATTCGTCTACCCGCTCCAGTCCGCGCGACAGGTGCCCTACGAGGGCCCCTCGGGGATCGGCGCGCTGCTCGAGCGGCTGGCTCCGGCGGGCTACACCCCCTTCCGCGAGACGCCGACCTCCCCCGCCATCGCCCTGCAGAAGGGGATGCTCACCATCTCCCTGGAGCCCGGCGGGCAATTGGAGCTGTCCGGCTCGCCCTGGCGCACCGCGCGCGAGGCCCACGCGGAGAACCTCGCCCACCTCTCCGAGGTGAAGGCCGCCGCCGAGGCGCTCGGTCTGCGGCTGGTGGCCTTGGGCTACCGCCCCTTCGGCACCCCGCCCGAGATGTCGTGGATGCCCAAGACGCGCTACGTCGCCATGCGGCAGAGCCTGCCCGAGCGGGGCCGTCTGGCGCACAACATGATGTTGATGACCTCCACCGGTCAGGTCTCCCTCGACTGGGAGGACGAGGCCGACTGCGTGCGCAAGACGGTGCTCGTGGCGCGCCTGGCCCCCCTCATGGTGGCCCTCTACGCCAACAGCCCGCTGGTGGACGGCAAGCCCTCCGGCTACCTGTCCTTCCGCAGCCGGGTGTGGGACGAGGTGGATCCCACCCGCTGTGGATATCTGCGCTCCTTCTTCGACGGCTCCTTCTGTTACCGCGCCTACGTGGAATGGGCCCTGGACGCGCCCATCCTCTTCCTGCGCCGGCGCGGCGAGTATCTCCGCCCGAAGATGACCTTCCGCCAGTTCATGAAGGAGGGCTTCGAGGGCCAGCCCGCCGACATGACGGACTGGACGGATCACCTCTCCACGCTCTTCCCCGAGGTGCGACTGAAGAAGGTGGTGGAGGTGCGTGGCGCGGACTGCGTGTCGGCGCCGATGACGGGCGCGCTCGCCGCGCTGTGGCGCGGGCTGCTGTACGACCCGGGCGCGATGGAAGAGGGCGAGCGGCTGCTGCCGCGCCTGTCCTACGAGGAGCACCTGGCCTTCCACGACACCTCGCGTCGGCAGGGTCTGGCGGGGAAGCTCGGCAACCACGAGCTGCACCGGCTCGCCGCGGAGATGGTGGCCATTGCCCGCCGTGGCCTGGAGCGGCTGGATGCCGCGGATGCGCCGCTGCTCGAGCCCCTCGCCCAGGTGGCCGCCTCCGGCCGCTCGCCGGCCCAGGCCGTGCTCGAGGCCTGGGAGAAGGATCCCCGCCCCGAGGCCCTGCTCGCGCGCAGCGCCCTTTGA
- a CDS encoding outer membrane beta-barrel protein gives MRRSWMGGFALVALCTAGSAFAAVDATRVGQELKYDENQTKVGVDVRVGVGGLTGDSGDRTAPGPLLGITAAAQPWRLIGLEGGIEGQRLPIDDVRVGDEQALYRYNVGVLAKAGPLVMDDKLRPYVGAGVGLSYINATDGADSLYDNDFIEEVPLAAGLDYRFSESIYAGARATYRVLFGEEFADTADPDGDTSGNLVNFGLMVGGRF, from the coding sequence ATGAGGCGTTCGTGGATGGGTGGTTTCGCGTTGGTGGCCCTGTGCACCGCTGGCTCGGCGTTCGCGGCCGTCGATGCCACGCGCGTGGGCCAGGAGCTCAAGTACGACGAGAACCAGACCAAGGTGGGCGTGGACGTCCGCGTGGGCGTGGGTGGCCTGACCGGTGACTCGGGCGACCGGACGGCCCCGGGCCCGCTGCTCGGAATAACGGCCGCGGCCCAGCCCTGGCGCCTCATCGGCCTCGAGGGCGGCATCGAGGGCCAGCGCCTGCCCATCGACGACGTGCGCGTCGGAGACGAGCAGGCCCTGTACCGCTACAACGTCGGCGTGCTGGCCAAGGCCGGCCCGCTCGTGATGGACGACAAGCTGCGGCCGTACGTGGGAGCGGGCGTCGGCTTGAGCTACATCAACGCCACCGACGGCGCGGACTCCCTCTACGACAACGACTTCATCGAGGAGGTACCGCTCGCGGCGGGCCTGGACTACCGCTTCAGCGAGAGCATCTACGCGGGCGCGCGCGCCACGTACCGCGTCCTCTTCGGCGAGGAGTTCGCGGACACGGCCGATCCGGATGGTGACACCAGCGGCAACCTGGTCAACTTCGGTCTGATGGTGGGTGGCCGCTTCTAG
- the alaS gene encoding alanine--tRNA ligase: MSSVLSASQIREAFLKFFEERGHRRVASSSLVPQNDPTLLFTNAGMVQFKDVFTGREKRDYARATTSQKCVRAGGKHNDLDNVGYTARHHTFFEMLGNFSFGDYFKAEAIAYGWEFVTKTLGLPKDRLAVTVFNGERGIPWDEEAFELWAKQGVSRDRILKLGYKDNFWAMGDTGPCGPCSEIHFHQGNDIPCVEEAAGRPCQGVACDCDRWLEIWNLVFMQFERKEKDAPLIPLPKPSIDTGAGLERIAAVVQGKRSNYDTDVFQGILSTVSQLIGKPYTQEGGASMRVVADHSRATAFLVADGVQPSNEGRGYVLRRIMRRAIRHGSLLGLDEVFFFKVVDRVIELMGDAYPELRENRTFLLEVSRHEEESFRRTLSRGMKLIDEEVSRMKKSGEKVLEGKKVFDLHSTYGFPWDLTQIILRERGYEADLEGFEKEMEEEAKRGKFAGSGDKAVGAIYQQLLERLGPSEFLGYEGVGHEGEGSVRAILKGGAEVTHASEGDEVELVLDRTPFYGESGGQMGDTGRIVGHGGKAVAQVKDAQRPVSGLIVHEVKVTQGTFKVGDMVQAGVDGDRRSSIRANHSATHLLHKALKMVLGEHVKQAGSVVAPDYLRFDFSHFAPMTHEQLEQVEDLVNGWVRENTEAQTRIMNLEEAKKSGAVAMFGEKYGETVRVVTVHPQSTELCGGTHVRRSGDIGLFKVLSESGVASGVRRVTAVTGLGALQYVRETERELKKAAELLKTSPKDLVKRVESTQKRMKELEKKIEEVAVKAQAGSSKDLLDQARDINGMKVLATRMDPADPNVFRGLADQLRDRIKSGVIVIGGEKDGKVVLLVAATKDVVARGIHAGNLLKEMAKEVNGRGGGKPDLAQGGGEDPSRIPAAFDKFYELVKGTSLS, from the coding sequence ATGTCCTCTGTCCTGTCCGCCTCCCAGATTCGCGAGGCGTTCCTCAAGTTCTTCGAAGAGCGCGGTCACCGCCGCGTCGCGTCGTCTTCCCTCGTCCCCCAGAACGACCCGACCCTGCTGTTCACCAACGCGGGCATGGTCCAGTTCAAGGACGTCTTCACCGGGCGTGAGAAGCGCGACTACGCACGCGCCACCACTTCGCAGAAGTGCGTGCGCGCCGGCGGCAAGCACAACGACCTCGACAACGTGGGCTACACCGCTCGCCACCACACGTTCTTCGAGATGCTCGGCAACTTCTCCTTCGGCGACTACTTCAAGGCCGAGGCCATCGCCTACGGCTGGGAGTTCGTGACGAAGACGCTCGGGCTGCCCAAGGACCGGCTCGCCGTCACCGTGTTCAACGGCGAGCGGGGCATCCCCTGGGACGAGGAGGCCTTCGAGCTGTGGGCCAAGCAGGGCGTGTCCCGCGACCGCATCCTCAAGCTCGGCTACAAGGACAACTTCTGGGCCATGGGCGACACCGGCCCGTGCGGTCCGTGCTCGGAAATCCACTTCCACCAGGGCAACGACATCCCCTGTGTCGAGGAGGCCGCGGGCCGTCCGTGTCAGGGCGTGGCATGTGACTGCGACCGGTGGCTCGAGATCTGGAACCTCGTGTTCATGCAGTTCGAGCGCAAGGAGAAGGACGCGCCGCTCATCCCGCTGCCCAAGCCGTCCATCGACACGGGCGCGGGCCTCGAGCGCATCGCGGCCGTCGTCCAGGGCAAGCGCTCCAACTACGACACGGACGTCTTCCAGGGCATCCTGTCCACGGTGAGCCAGCTGATCGGCAAGCCCTACACCCAGGAGGGCGGGGCCTCCATGCGCGTGGTCGCGGACCACAGTCGCGCCACCGCCTTCCTCGTCGCCGATGGCGTGCAGCCCTCCAACGAGGGCCGCGGCTACGTCCTGCGCCGCATCATGCGCCGCGCCATCCGCCACGGCTCGCTGCTGGGCCTGGACGAGGTCTTCTTCTTCAAGGTCGTGGACCGCGTCATCGAGCTCATGGGTGATGCCTACCCCGAGCTGCGCGAGAACCGCACCTTCCTCCTCGAGGTCTCCCGCCACGAGGAGGAGAGCTTCCGCCGCACGCTCAGCCGCGGCATGAAGCTCATCGACGAGGAAGTCTCCCGGATGAAGAAGTCCGGCGAGAAGGTGCTCGAGGGAAAGAAGGTCTTCGACCTGCACAGCACCTATGGCTTCCCGTGGGACCTCACGCAGATCATCCTCCGCGAGCGTGGTTACGAGGCCGACCTCGAGGGCTTCGAGAAGGAGATGGAGGAGGAGGCGAAGCGGGGCAAGTTCGCCGGCTCCGGTGACAAGGCGGTGGGCGCCATCTACCAGCAGCTGCTCGAGCGGCTGGGCCCCAGCGAGTTCCTCGGCTACGAGGGCGTGGGGCACGAGGGCGAGGGCTCCGTGCGCGCCATTCTCAAGGGCGGCGCCGAGGTGACGCACGCCAGCGAGGGTGACGAGGTGGAGCTGGTGCTCGACCGCACGCCCTTCTACGGCGAGTCCGGCGGCCAGATGGGCGACACCGGCCGCATCGTGGGCCACGGTGGCAAGGCGGTGGCGCAGGTGAAGGACGCGCAGCGTCCGGTGTCCGGCCTCATCGTCCACGAGGTGAAGGTGACCCAGGGCACCTTCAAGGTCGGCGACATGGTGCAGGCGGGCGTGGACGGCGATCGGCGCTCGTCCATCCGCGCCAACCACTCGGCCACGCACCTGCTGCACAAGGCGCTCAAGATGGTGCTCGGCGAGCACGTCAAGCAGGCCGGCTCCGTGGTGGCGCCGGACTACCTGCGCTTCGACTTCTCGCACTTCGCGCCCATGACGCACGAGCAGCTCGAGCAGGTGGAAGACCTGGTCAACGGCTGGGTGCGCGAGAACACCGAGGCGCAGACGCGCATCATGAACCTGGAGGAGGCGAAGAAGTCCGGCGCCGTCGCCATGTTCGGCGAGAAGTACGGCGAGACGGTGCGCGTCGTCACCGTGCACCCGCAGTCCACCGAGCTGTGCGGCGGCACCCACGTGCGGCGCAGCGGTGACATCGGCCTCTTCAAGGTGCTCTCCGAGTCCGGCGTGGCCTCGGGCGTGCGGCGCGTCACCGCCGTCACCGGCCTGGGCGCGCTCCAGTACGTGCGCGAGACCGAGCGCGAGCTGAAGAAGGCCGCCGAGCTGCTGAAGACCTCGCCCAAGGACCTGGTCAAGCGCGTGGAGAGCACGCAGAAGCGCATGAAGGAGCTGGAGAAGAAGATCGAGGAGGTGGCCGTGAAGGCACAGGCCGGCTCCAGCAAGGATCTGCTCGACCAGGCGCGCGACATCAACGGGATGAAGGTGCTCGCCACGCGGATGGACCCGGCCGATCCGAACGTGTTCCGCGGGCTGGCGGATCAGCTGCGCGACCGCATCAAGTCCGGGGTGATCGTCATCGGCGGAGAGAAGGACGGCAAGGTCGTCCTGCTCGTGGCGGCCACCAAGGACGTGGTGGCCCGGGGCATCCACGCGGGCAACCTGCTCAAGGAGATGGCCAAGGAGGTCAACGGCCGCGGCGGTGGCAAGCCGGACCTGGCCCAGGGTGGTGGCGAGGACCCCTCGCGCATCCCCGCCGCCTTCGACAAGTTCTACGAGCTGGTCAAGGGAACGAGCCTCTCATGA
- a CDS encoding EI24 domain-containing protein → MTHSSPVPSFSARPGPADFFQGLALLLRSWSLIFRTPRLLSLSALCALVTLAALVGLTVLLGTYTPRLLGWLWTQPEAWYGRVLWYLVLALMFLILLVVGANVVLPLVLAPLQDPLSERTEELCGNYTSPPFQLGPFVRGLVTSVAHTLARVFFLLLGLAVLFPLNLVPVAGNTAWTVLGTLWTMLWLAGEHLAAPMTRHGYHFAQVRRALRERWLLCMGFGAGVFVLLWVPILNSFFLPVAVVGGTLLYRGLLVVGTVPPPPSQPGGK, encoded by the coding sequence ATGACCCACTCCTCGCCGGTGCCTTCCTTCTCCGCCCGGCCCGGTCCGGCGGACTTCTTCCAGGGACTCGCCCTGCTCCTCCGGTCCTGGAGCCTCATCTTCCGCACGCCCCGGCTGCTGAGCCTGTCCGCCCTGTGCGCGCTCGTCACCCTGGCGGCCCTGGTGGGACTGACCGTCCTGCTCGGAACGTACACACCGCGCCTCTTGGGGTGGCTCTGGACCCAGCCCGAGGCCTGGTATGGCCGGGTCCTCTGGTACCTCGTCCTGGCGCTGATGTTCCTCATCCTGCTGGTGGTGGGGGCCAACGTCGTGCTGCCCCTGGTGCTGGCGCCGCTGCAGGATCCCCTCTCCGAGCGCACCGAGGAGCTGTGCGGGAACTACACCTCGCCGCCCTTCCAGCTGGGGCCCTTCGTGCGGGGGCTGGTCACCAGCGTGGCGCACACCCTGGCGCGTGTCTTCTTCCTGCTCCTGGGACTGGCCGTGCTCTTCCCCCTCAACCTGGTGCCCGTGGCGGGCAACACGGCGTGGACGGTGCTTGGCACCTTGTGGACGATGCTCTGGCTGGCGGGTGAGCATCTGGCCGCGCCGATGACGCGCCACGGGTACCACTTCGCCCAGGTGCGCCGGGCGCTGCGCGAGCGCTGGCTGCTGTGCATGGGCTTCGGCGCGGGCGTCTTCGTCCTGCTCTGGGTTCCGATCCTCAACAGCTTCTTCCTGCCCGTGGCGGTGGTTGGCGGCACGCTCCTCTACCGAGGGCTGCTCGTGGTGGGGACCGTGCCGCCCCCACCCTCCCAGCCGGGCGGGAAATAA